A window of the Bombus huntii isolate Logan2020A chromosome 8, iyBomHunt1.1, whole genome shotgun sequence genome harbors these coding sequences:
- the LOC126868284 gene encoding tudor domain-containing protein 3 isoform X1 — MTVQTMEKLKDKGWYITDHGYNTARDSDSVTDIQKIIKRLLDLDLREIGSGQGDIVQGNIVLQIQKVRNVAAPKSNEESRAAPRLLKFFLTDGKNNFQAIEVEHISFLSLNTPPGTKILIGCGNVTMSHGIILLRPSNIAQVLGGKVTNLVEKWELNKKLALHTRMRSTEEGGPPPWIPFGKKIIKVSEHDKNFKALAEKEKSSKENTEFEAQRKDAIAEAAKQGSKKIFGGGNKQLLDHSVQRIIDQGFSIEQAEYALKVNRNNVDKALKSLQKTDKHNTFKEPRESREPRNKRFDKKVEEGKPSSGKISLFDFLEDKLPLQSESTEPTNPPQNSYTQHTENNYDKIELKNNESQSGKGGRSQKGSREYQVPPRHLEENKGSKKSNFNSPTTQYLQYNGGNHSQQNKPPRFQRNQDNHSYSQQDNLHKTYQKPQLNDSRNSNVQIRTDGANVMNSNNYYKAPQDQQGKHFGAGRSYNHYETDTRNKQSYDSYARHNRAQEDGTHRAYPANTTDKNYKNQLNRFQPNESSGGKGIVESNSQRRQSQYNQNTNVPSVGSTWVWRVGDKCLAKYWEDNRYYNAKVTGVSDRTCVVQFKGFENYEEVLQVDCLPITDDNQAVQDYVMDQKQSDQRFSNRQLRYDQAQNHITAGMEFRRGGSGVVPASKAAYNKKRNQQRSTQPIYQPPAQRCQNSMPMNTQNNSLL, encoded by the exons ATGACGGTGCAAACTATGGAAAAGTTGAAAGATAAGGGGTG GTACATTACAGATCACGGGTACAATACTGCAAGAGATTCTGATAGTGTTACTGATATACAAAAAATTATCAAGCGATTATTAGAT CTTGATTTAAGAGAGATTGGTAGTGGTCAAGGAGATATAGTTCAgggtaatatcgtattacaaaTACAAAAAGTACGTAATGTAGCTGCTCCTAAAAGCAATGAAGAATCTCGAGCAGCTCCACGCttgttaaaattctttttgACCGAtggtaaaaataattttcaagccATAGAAGTTgaacatatttcatttttaag TTTAAATACACCTCCCGGTACAAAGATACTAATTGGTTGTGGGAATGTAACAATGTCCCATGGAATTATTTTGCTAAGGCCATCGAACATAGCACAAGTACTTGGGGGAAAAGTAACAAATCTTGTAGAAAAATGGGAACTGAACAAA AAATTGGCACTACATACGAGAATGAGATCTACGGAAGAAGGTGGTCCACCACCATGGATACCATTTgggaaaaaaattataaaagtttctGAACATGACAAAAACTTTAAAGCTTtagcagaaaaagaaaagtctAGTAAAGAGAATACAGAGTTTGAAGCTCAACGTAAAGATGCTATAGCAGAAGCTGCTAAACAAGGCAGCAAGAAAATTTTTGGTGGAGGAAATAAGCAG CTTCTAGATCACAGTGTACAAAGAATCATAGATCAAGGCTTTTCTATAGAACAAGCAGAATATGCCTTAAAAGTTAATCGAAATAACGTTGATAAAGCTTTGAAAAGTTTGCAAAAAACAGATAAACACAA tACGTTTAAAGAGCCACGAGAATCGCGTGAACCACGAAATAAACGATTCGATAAAAAGGTAGAAGAAGGTAAACCAAGTAGTGGAAAAATATCTCTTTTTGATTTTCTGGAAGATAAATTACCTTTACAATCTGAATCTACGGAACCAACCAATCCACCTCAGAATAGTTATACTCAACATACGGAAAACAATTATGACAAAATTGaacttaaaaataatgaatcaCAAAGTGGAAAAGGTGGAAG ATCTCAAAAAGGAAGTCGTGAGTATCAAGTTCCTCCAAGGCATCTAGAGGAAAATAAGGGTAGCAAAAAATCAAACTTTAATAGTCCTACTACTCAATATTTGCAATATAACGGCGGAAATCATTCGCAACAAAATAAACCACCAAGATTTCAACGAAATCAGGATAATCATAGTTATTCTCAACAagataatttacataaaacgTATCAGAAACCTCAGTTAAATGATTCTCGAAATTCTAATGTACAAATACGTACAGATGGGGCAAACGTTATGAatagtaataattattataaagcTCCGCAAGACCAACAAGGCAAACATTTTGGTGCTGGCAGGAGTTATAATCACTATGAGACCGATACTAGAAATAAACAATCTTATGATTCTTATGCCAGGCATAATCGAGCACAAGAAGATGGAACACATAGAGCTTATCCTGCAAATACAACtgataaaaattacaaaaatcaaCTGAATAGATTTCAACCAAATGAGTCTTCTGGTGGCAAGGGGATTGTAGAATCCAATAGCCAAAGGAGACAAAGCCAATACAATCAAAATACCAATGTTCCTTCTGTTGGAAGTACCTGGGTTTGGCGCGTAGGTGATAAATGTCTTGCTAAATACTGGGAAGATAATAGG tattataACGCAAAAGTAACTGGGGTATCAGATAGGACATGTGTTGTTCAATTCAAAGGGTTTGAAAATTATGAAGAAGTGCTTCAAGTGGATTGCTTACCTATAACAGATGAT AATCAAGCTGTTCAAGATTATGTTATGGATCAAAAACAATCGGATCAAAGATTCAGTAATAGGCAGCTGCGATACGACCAAGCTCAAAATCACATAACtg CAGGTATGGAATTTCGAAGAGGTGGAAGTGGTGTTGTTCCTGCAAGTAAAGCTGCTTACAACAAAAAACGTAATCAGCAAAGAAGCACGCAGCCCATTTATCAACCACCGGCGCAACGATGTCAGAATTCTATGCCTATGAATACTCAAAATAATTCTTTACTTTAA
- the LOC126868284 gene encoding tudor domain-containing protein 3 isoform X2 → MTVQTMEKLKDKGWYITDHGYNTARDSDSVTDIQKIIKRLLDLDLREIGSGQGDIVQGNIVLQIQKVRNVAAPKSNEESRAAPRLLKFFLTDGKNNFQAIEVEHISFLSLNTPPGTKILIGCGNVTMSHGIILLRPSNIAQVLGGKVTNLVEKWELNKKLALHTRMRSTEEGGPPPWIPFGKKIIKVSEHDKNFKALAEKEKSSKENTEFEAQRKDAIAEAAKQGSKKIFGGGNKQLLDHSVQRIIDQGFSIEQAEYALKVNRNNVDKALKSLQKTDKHNTFKEPRESREPRNKRFDKKVEEGKPSSGKISLFDFLEDKLPLQSESTEPTNPPQNSYTQHTENNYDKIELKNNESQSGKGGRSQKGSREYQVPPRHLEENKGSKKSNFNSPTTQYLQYNGGNHSQQNKPPRFQRNQDNHSYSQQDNLHKTYQKPQLNDSRNSNVQIRTDGANVMNSNNYYKAPQDQQGKHFGAGRSYNHYETDTRNKQSYDSYARHNRAQEDGTHRAYPANTTDKNYKNQLNRFQPNESSGGKGIVESNSQRRQSQYNQNTNVPSVGSTWVWRVGDKCLAKYWEDNRYYNAKVTGVSDRTCVVQFKGFENYEEVLQVDCLPITDDNQAVQDYVMDQKQSDQRFSNRQLRYDQAQNHITGMEFRRGGSGVVPASKAAYNKKRNQQRSTQPIYQPPAQRCQNSMPMNTQNNSLL, encoded by the exons ATGACGGTGCAAACTATGGAAAAGTTGAAAGATAAGGGGTG GTACATTACAGATCACGGGTACAATACTGCAAGAGATTCTGATAGTGTTACTGATATACAAAAAATTATCAAGCGATTATTAGAT CTTGATTTAAGAGAGATTGGTAGTGGTCAAGGAGATATAGTTCAgggtaatatcgtattacaaaTACAAAAAGTACGTAATGTAGCTGCTCCTAAAAGCAATGAAGAATCTCGAGCAGCTCCACGCttgttaaaattctttttgACCGAtggtaaaaataattttcaagccATAGAAGTTgaacatatttcatttttaag TTTAAATACACCTCCCGGTACAAAGATACTAATTGGTTGTGGGAATGTAACAATGTCCCATGGAATTATTTTGCTAAGGCCATCGAACATAGCACAAGTACTTGGGGGAAAAGTAACAAATCTTGTAGAAAAATGGGAACTGAACAAA AAATTGGCACTACATACGAGAATGAGATCTACGGAAGAAGGTGGTCCACCACCATGGATACCATTTgggaaaaaaattataaaagtttctGAACATGACAAAAACTTTAAAGCTTtagcagaaaaagaaaagtctAGTAAAGAGAATACAGAGTTTGAAGCTCAACGTAAAGATGCTATAGCAGAAGCTGCTAAACAAGGCAGCAAGAAAATTTTTGGTGGAGGAAATAAGCAG CTTCTAGATCACAGTGTACAAAGAATCATAGATCAAGGCTTTTCTATAGAACAAGCAGAATATGCCTTAAAAGTTAATCGAAATAACGTTGATAAAGCTTTGAAAAGTTTGCAAAAAACAGATAAACACAA tACGTTTAAAGAGCCACGAGAATCGCGTGAACCACGAAATAAACGATTCGATAAAAAGGTAGAAGAAGGTAAACCAAGTAGTGGAAAAATATCTCTTTTTGATTTTCTGGAAGATAAATTACCTTTACAATCTGAATCTACGGAACCAACCAATCCACCTCAGAATAGTTATACTCAACATACGGAAAACAATTATGACAAAATTGaacttaaaaataatgaatcaCAAAGTGGAAAAGGTGGAAG ATCTCAAAAAGGAAGTCGTGAGTATCAAGTTCCTCCAAGGCATCTAGAGGAAAATAAGGGTAGCAAAAAATCAAACTTTAATAGTCCTACTACTCAATATTTGCAATATAACGGCGGAAATCATTCGCAACAAAATAAACCACCAAGATTTCAACGAAATCAGGATAATCATAGTTATTCTCAACAagataatttacataaaacgTATCAGAAACCTCAGTTAAATGATTCTCGAAATTCTAATGTACAAATACGTACAGATGGGGCAAACGTTATGAatagtaataattattataaagcTCCGCAAGACCAACAAGGCAAACATTTTGGTGCTGGCAGGAGTTATAATCACTATGAGACCGATACTAGAAATAAACAATCTTATGATTCTTATGCCAGGCATAATCGAGCACAAGAAGATGGAACACATAGAGCTTATCCTGCAAATACAACtgataaaaattacaaaaatcaaCTGAATAGATTTCAACCAAATGAGTCTTCTGGTGGCAAGGGGATTGTAGAATCCAATAGCCAAAGGAGACAAAGCCAATACAATCAAAATACCAATGTTCCTTCTGTTGGAAGTACCTGGGTTTGGCGCGTAGGTGATAAATGTCTTGCTAAATACTGGGAAGATAATAGG tattataACGCAAAAGTAACTGGGGTATCAGATAGGACATGTGTTGTTCAATTCAAAGGGTTTGAAAATTATGAAGAAGTGCTTCAAGTGGATTGCTTACCTATAACAGATGAT AATCAAGCTGTTCAAGATTATGTTATGGATCAAAAACAATCGGATCAAAGATTCAGTAATAGGCAGCTGCGATACGACCAAGCTCAAAATCACATAACtg GTATGGAATTTCGAAGAGGTGGAAGTGGTGTTGTTCCTGCAAGTAAAGCTGCTTACAACAAAAAACGTAATCAGCAAAGAAGCACGCAGCCCATTTATCAACCACCGGCGCAACGATGTCAGAATTCTATGCCTATGAATACTCAAAATAATTCTTTACTTTAA